One Pigmentibacter ruber genomic window, ACACAAAAAAGAAAATAAATAAAATTTTCAATTTCCACAAACCCAGTACCCATAGCCATTGAAAGTTGAAATTTCACTTGTTGCTTTTGCTTTAAAATTTAACTTTATTATAGAAGATAAGTTAGGATGAGAATAATCTGTCCAAGGCAAAGTTTGATCCCAAACAAATTGCTGAACTTCTAAGTTACTCAAATTTCTAAATACATTCACACCAATATCTTGTTGAAATGAATACATTTTAATTGGCAAAATTCTTGAAATAGTAAGCGAATTATCTACATTAATATTATAGTTCGTTACAATTTTACTATCATTTTCTGTTGCTACTGAAGCTATATTAGTAGTATTCACATAAAATTTATCTCCATTGATCTTTGCTAAGTTAAACCTTACATATTGGCCTGATGTCGCTGGATTTTCACTTTTTATTACTAAAAATTGGCTTGATGTTTCATCGCTTTGTGCTGAAAATGAGACTTCAAGATTTTCTGATTTAAAACCTTCTTTAATATAAATAGGTTTAATTTTATTTTTGGAACTTATTAAGTCAATTGTTGAACTTGCACTTCCATAGATTATTAAAGGCTCTCCTCCACCCGTACATGGATAAAATATTTTTACCCCATTATCATCAAAGAAGCTTCCATTAATATGCTTTATACTAGCATAAATATTTCCTGAAAGTAAAAAAGATAATGAAATTTTTACTATATTATTAAGCATGATAATTCCTTATTATTGAAATAAATTTTATATTTAATTTAAAGTGACATGTCTCACTAAATTAGTACTAGGTCAAGAATTTAATTGATATTGATAAGATATTGATCATTTTTAAATTGATTCAAAATTTTACTATAATTATTATTTTAATATTCTATATAAATTTAATTTATTAAAACTAGTTTCACAATTTCGTTTCTTTTATAATTCAATATTTTTAAAAATTATATTGATATTTTTGTTATTACAAAGTAAGTTTTCAAAGTTCGTAACAATTCGTTATGCCTCCCACATATTAAATGAAAAATATCATAAGGAGCTAATTCTATTATGAAGATAGGGATGAAATATTTACTTATAATTCTTTTCCATACGTTGCTATCTAAAGAATCTATTGCAAAAGATTATTGCCCAAAAGAACTTGATTCTTTTGATTGTATAAAACAGTTAACATCAAAATATTCACTAAATTACTCTAAAATTAGTACAGAAAATTTAAATGATGATATTGAAATTATTGAATATGAATTTACCTCACAAAAGTATCCAATCAATGAAAGCTATCCAAACTCAGAATGGAAGCACAATTTAAAAATTTTTATTCCAAAATCTTATTTAAAAAATACCACACCTATTGTCTACGTAGATTCAGATATAAAGAATAAAAAAGATGAAGAATTTTTCGAAAATATTTCTAAAAATACATCTTCAATTGTTGCAAGACTCACTATGGTTCCTAATCAACCAATTAATTTTCCTAATATTGCTAATTTATTTGAAGATGATTTAGTTGCACATACTTGGAAAATGTTTCTTGATGATCCAATAGAGAATAAAACATTGCCTCTCCATTTGCCTATGGCAGTAAGTATTGTTCGCGCATTAGATTTGATTCAAACTGAGTTACAACCAAAAGATTATAATGTCAGTGGTTTCATATTATCAGGTGCTTCAAAAAGAGGCTGGGCTGCTTGGCTTGCAACTATTTCTGATGAGAGAATAAAAGCTATAGTACCTATAGTGATTGATATTTACAATATGAAAAGTCAATTTATGAAATTAAATAAAGTTTATGCTAATCACTGGCCTATTGCATTGTATCCCTACTATAAAATTAACTTATATAAGTTTTTAGAAAATGATAATTTTAATTCATTAATTCAAATTGAAGACCCTCTTGCATACAAAAATTCAGTAAAACAAAAAAGATTAGAAATTCCAAAATATATTATTAGCTCAAGTGGAGATGATTTTTTCCTACCAGATTCAATATATGATAGTTATAAAGATATTCCTGGAGAAAACATTTTTCGCTATATTCCTAATTCAAGTCATTTCATAAAAAAGAGTATTATTGAAGATGCAATTACTCAATATGCCAAATTAATCAATTCAGATATTTCTATAAATAAATTAAATTTTAAATTTTATGAGGATAAATTCGGAGAAAATGTCAGAATTGTTATTAAACTCAATAAAAATATTAAAAAAATTACTCTTTGGGAAGCTACAAATACTCAAGAGAGAGATTTTCGATTCTCCTGTGGAATTGAATATAAAGAAAAAAGCTTGCACATAAAAAACAATGCTAGATATATTTCTATATATTTAAAAAAACCTAAATTAGGCTGGAAGGCTTCTTTCATTGAAATCATTCATAACAATAACTTTATTCAAACAACTCCAAATATTGTTTTACCCAAAAAAGAGTATCCTTCTAATATTATAAATGATAAAAGCAAATATTGCAGTTCGCTTCCATTACAATAGAATAAAATTTTTTGGATAGATAACTTAAAGATATTTAAAAAGAATAAATATTCATATTAGTTAAATTATTTTTAAACATTTTTCACTAATATTATTATTACAAAATAAGTATAACTTGTGAATATTTGCTAAAAAATTTATATACTTTTTATATTCATATTAAATTACTAATAATATTTTTAAAATTCTAGATAATATTGCTTTTTTTAAATATAAAAATTAAAGAAAAATTGTTTTTATTGTTTTTAAAAACAAACGAAATTTTATTAGGAGAATTTATGATTAGTAAAAATTTATTTATAATTTTTAGTTCTTTAGCTTTTACACCAATATTTGCAACAGAATCTAAATTATACAATAGAAATATAATTTTAAACAACAATACTGAACATTTAAGAGATTCAAAAATTAACAATTTAGCTAAAAATGAAACTCAGGATACTTTAAAAGAGGAATATTCTAGTGATAATAATCAAATATATTATTTTGAAATGGAAAAATCTAAAGAATTTCGAAAAAAAATTGCAATATCTTACAATAAAGCATTTTTAGAAACCGAAAATTTAAACAAAGTTAAATATTATGAAGAAATTATTAAGCACTACATAAGAAGTGATATTAAAAATGGAAGATTTGATATATTTCAACTTAATGAAATTAAAAATTTAAACTTAGGAATTGGTGAAGAAATTAACTTGATGACAAGTAAGATAAACGAAATTAAAAAAGAGATCACTGAAAATCCAACTAGAGTTGATCTATATGTTAAATATTATATCAATTATAATTTACTTATCCTTATGAAAAATGCTTATTATGCAACATATAATGCCGCACCTCCCTATAAATTTGCCGAAAATGCAAAATCTGCAGCTGCAATTTATAGTAATAATTCCAAAGCTGATTATGCCAGAGAACTAAGAAAAAAAGCTGATGCGGCTTATAAATTAGTTGATAAAGCTTATAAATTATATGCAAATGCTGATAAAAAAAATAAAAGTGAATTTTTTGAATTAAGAAAAAGATACTATGAGGCAGAAGATCTCGCTAGAAAATTAGACGATGAAGCAGATATGGCATTTAATTCTATCAGGTAATTAAATAATTATTTACCTGATAGAATTTATTAAATATTATTACATTTTATTAAAATAAACTAAATTTAAATAATTTTTAAAAATGAATAATAAGATTAAAAAATTTCAATTTTAATTTATTTGCAAAATTGATTTTAAAACCATTTGACATTCTTCACGAAATGCTTCTAAATTTGGTGCGGCATTTTGTTTCTTATGATTAAATTCTCTTGAATTTACCCATTCAACGATAAGTTCTGCCATTGATTCTGTTGAGTCATATAATTCTACAAGATTTTTTAAATTGTTACTTAATGGATAATAGTTAGGAAAAATCGCAGGCAGGCTAAAACGCACTAAATCATTAACATTACCTGTTATGCAACTTTTTCCACGCACTTCAACTACTCCATTACGCACAATGGATTCAGCAATTGGTAATAAAAGAAAATCTGTTTCAAATAGAGTTTTATCAAATTTATCTTGGGGAATATAAGCCTTATGCTCAATAATTTCTACCATAGGTGGAATTTTCCAACCTATATTTTTTAAGTATGATTGGAGTTTTTCTGAAGTATTCTCTCCAAGAAATTCAACCCGCAGAGGCCGAATTAAATTTTTTGAAGCTAGAGTTAAAGCAACTAAGACTTCTTCATAGTTCCTTCCCTCATAAACTCTTCCTGGAATACAACAATGCACTTCTTCCCGCAAAAACATTTTTGATCTGTATTGAGGGTAGGCTAAATAAAGAGAACGGTTATAGTTATTTGAATCCAACTGATAGTCCGAGCGATCAAGAAGTATGATATTAGCAGCCCCACGATTTACTAAACGTGCAATATTTGCACTGGGACGACTATCATCAGGAAAACTAAAAGTGTTTAAATTGTGCACTAAGCAATGATAAATAGGGCCTCCCTGTTTATCTTCAGATAAAAGCGCACACAAAGCATCAATCGGAGTTATAATAAAAACATGTTCATTTGAATGAATAGATGCTTTAGATTTTTCAATAAAATCTATTTGTGAGAAATTGAGTGGTTGCAACACCCACTGCACTTTATCAGATATTTCGAGTGAAGCAGATTCACGACAAAATGAATTAGTATATACGATCAATTCTTGATTGAGATCAATTAATTGTCGAATTAAGCTATCAAGAACCTCGCAATGCATTTGTAATTCAATTAATCCTATTTTCATAAATTTGAACACTCAACAAAAATTCCTTCTTCTACTAGCCGACGCAGAAGTGGTGCTATTTCATTATCAATATCAAGATGAGGCGCCCAACTTGCGGCTTCAGCAAGAGTAAAAAATTCAGAACTAAATAAATTTTCAATTAATTTTGCAGGAACACCTTCTAAGGAAATTTTTTTGCTTCCGTCCGTTATTCGATGTTGTCCTAGTTGTGAATCATATTCAATTTGGACTGCTTGATATTTAGGCCTTCTTAGTTTCGTATTCTGTTTTTCAATTGATGAATAAAAACCTGACTGGCTTGGCAAGCTAACTTCTCGATTACGAGAACTCTGAGAAACTTGATGATTTGTAAGATAAGCTTGCACAAGTTGTTCATCGGTGGATAAAGTAGCAAGTTGCTTAAAAAGATTTCGAATATAACTCGCAAGTTCTTTTTTATCTCCATGAATAACTGGAGGTAAATTTTTTCTCCACTGTGGATCATTTATGAGTTCATCAGCCAACCACTTTAACCAGAACAAACCAGTACGACAGGTTATTCCAACAGTTAAGTGCAACGAGGGTTCATGACAAGCAACAGCATGATGCCAATGACCACGCGGAATATAAAGAATATCTCCACGGTTCAGTACTGTCTCTATATAGGGAGCTCCTTCAGGCTCCCCTGTATCGACTGAATGTCTGCCATATTTATCCAACGGATATGGATATGTTCCTTTAGAAACATACCATTTTTTTGTTCCTTCAATTTGCAAAATAAAGACTTCATGATCATCATGATGAGAATCAAAACCCTGTTGATTAGGCCAAGAACAATACATATTTACTTGTGTCCGATGTCCTATTTCTTGTTCTATTTTAGATGCTAGTGAAGCAATTATTGGCAATCTTGCGTGTAATTGACTGATGATCATCGTATAGCCTTCCTGACAGTGTTTGATCCAATCACTCGGAGTGTCTGGAACATCAAGAAGTCTTTTTTTTCCTTGAGCTGCGAATCGAATATCATCGCGAAAGCGGAGTTTATGAAAATTGAGAAGATAATTAAGATCATCCCATGAAAATAGTGAACGAAAACGGTCTGGGTTTTGTGCACGAAGTACCAAACCTTTAGTAGTCCAAAACTCTTTAAAAAAATTTTCAAGTGTAATTGGTGAAAGAAGCGTTTCTAGATCGAACATGCAGTTCATCCTGAATATAAGAAAGGTTATTATTAAATTAGAAAAGAGAGAATCATGCCCAGTAACTTAATAGGGGGAAAAACCCAATCAGAAAAGGGCAAGTTAGATTTAAGCTAGGAA contains:
- a CDS encoding PhoPQ-activated protein PqaA family protein, with product MKYLLIILFHTLLSKESIAKDYCPKELDSFDCIKQLTSKYSLNYSKISTENLNDDIEIIEYEFTSQKYPINESYPNSEWKHNLKIFIPKSYLKNTTPIVYVDSDIKNKKDEEFFENISKNTSSIVARLTMVPNQPINFPNIANLFEDDLVAHTWKMFLDDPIENKTLPLHLPMAVSIVRALDLIQTELQPKDYNVSGFILSGASKRGWAAWLATISDERIKAIVPIVIDIYNMKSQFMKLNKVYANHWPIALYPYYKINLYKFLENDNFNSLIQIEDPLAYKNSVKQKRLEIPKYIISSSGDDFFLPDSIYDSYKDIPGENIFRYIPNSSHFIKKSIIEDAITQYAKLINSDISINKLNFKFYEDKFGENVRIVIKLNKNIKKITLWEATNTQERDFRFSCGIEYKEKSLHIKNNARYISIYLKKPKLGWKASFIEIIHNNNFIQTTPNIVLPKKEYPSNIINDKSKYCSSLPLQ
- a CDS encoding cupin domain-containing protein; amino-acid sequence: MFDLETLLSPITLENFFKEFWTTKGLVLRAQNPDRFRSLFSWDDLNYLLNFHKLRFRDDIRFAAQGKKRLLDVPDTPSDWIKHCQEGYTMIISQLHARLPIIASLASKIEQEIGHRTQVNMYCSWPNQQGFDSHHDDHEVFILQIEGTKKWYVSKGTYPYPLDKYGRHSVDTGEPEGAPYIETVLNRGDILYIPRGHWHHAVACHEPSLHLTVGITCRTGLFWLKWLADELINDPQWRKNLPPVIHGDKKELASYIRNLFKQLATLSTDEQLVQAYLTNHQVSQSSRNREVSLPSQSGFYSSIEKQNTKLRRPKYQAVQIEYDSQLGQHRITDGSKKISLEGVPAKLIENLFSSEFFTLAEAASWAPHLDIDNEIAPLLRRLVEEGIFVECSNL